A window from Drosophila nasuta strain 15112-1781.00 chromosome 3, ASM2355853v1, whole genome shotgun sequence encodes these proteins:
- the LOC132788817 gene encoding uncharacterized protein LOC132788817: protein MGSLWLVCGFLALLPLKAITDEDADAVIEKCEMRVMVFEGYQRTMCAPLQEVWVLSKGVCRKGFTCAKGYSERECKEKCLKKRSSND, encoded by the exons ATGGGATCTTTGTGGCTTGTATGCGGGTTCTTGGCATTGCTTCCTCTTAAAGCAATAACTGATGAGGATGCAGACGCAGTGA TCgagaaatgtgaaatgcgaGTCATGGTATTTGAGGGATATCAACGCACAATGTGTGCTCCACTTCAAGAGGTGTGGGTACTGTCAAAGGGTGTATGCCGCAAAGGATTCACATGTGCCAAGGGCTATAGTGAACGGGAATGTAAAGAAAAGTGCCTGAAGAAACGAAGCAGCAATGACTAA